Genomic window (Mycoplasma sp. NEAQ87857):
TAGAAGGGTAATTTTTAGAAGTTAAATTAGTAATCTTATTCCCTGAAAGATAGTTCTTAATAGCTATATCTTTTAATTCTAAAGAGAATTTAGAAGTTTTTAGTTCTTTTAAATATTCGTGATGATAATAAGTAAAAGTTCTATATTTACCTAACTCTTTATCATAAACTTTATATCTAGTAAGATTAAAATATTTCACTCCTTTTTCAGTTATGAACTTTCTTTTTACTCTTCTAAAGACCTTTCATTCAGGATGTTCTATTAACCTGGTTATAGTTCTAAACCTTTCTTCTAACTCATCAAAATAATAAACAATAATATCAGCTTGATATAGCATAATCTTCCCTATCTCATATATGGTGTCTTATTAAGACACTTTTTTTTATTCCATTAACAATTAGAAAAGAATGTTAATTCTCTATATAACAAAAGAAAACTAAGCTATATAAAACTTAGAACATTTCCTAAAACACGTTATCATAAAATGCTACTACATAGCTCATTTTATTCCCATTCAAAGTAATACTTTGTATTACTTTATTAAGGGCTAAAATTTGGGACTATTTAAAATATTTGCAAAGTTATCCTACAAAACTTAATAAAAATCAAATATTTTAACCATTTTTAAATGTTTTTACCTGCATTTACTTTGTATCGTGCTTTATGACCTGAAAAACAATTAAAAATAGTAGCATTTTCAAAGAACAAGCTCTTTTCCTTTTTTATTAAAAGTATTTTTTAACATCAATATTATAACGCTATTTTTTGTGAAACCATTTCCATTTTTTAAAATTATGCATATAATATTAATGTATGAAAACAATTCCACATATAACAAAGGAGTAAATCATTGTTTTCATAACTTTAAAAACAATAAAACAAATAACTTTTTTAGAACAATAATATTGCTAAAAAAAATATTTAGAAAGGAATAAAAAAATGATTACATCACTAACTAATCAATTTGCTGATGGTAATGCTGGTAATATCTCAGGACAACTAGGTGATACTTTAACTAATGCTGCTAAGTCAATAGTTAGTTCAATAGTGTCTCCAATTTCAACAATTGGTTTAATTCTTCTTTCATTAGCATTAGTTTTTTTAATAGGAAAAATTGTTGTTTTATGAACTAAGAGAAAAGATGGTAATGCAGAAGAAATTAAAAAATCATTAAAGTGAAATTTAGTAGGTATTTTAGTATGTATTGTTCTAATTACCACTTTTGCATTAATAGTTTCTACAGTATTGAAGTTCTAGCAACAATATAAAATATGGTACAAAGTCTTGTAAATGGTTTAATTTATGGTGTTAATTCAATAGGTTTTTTCTTATTTTTAAAATTACCTTTTTTAATACTAAGTATAGTATTTGCATTCTTTAATTTTATTGTTTATAACTTATTTAACTTTTTCTTTTTTGGAACAATTAATCCAAGTTTTAGTAATTTTTCAGTTAATCCAATTTTCTTAGCATTATTAATACCTAGTGTATTTATCATTATTTTCATTGGGATTCAAGCTTATAGAAAGAACTTAAAAGACCCAACTTCTAAAGCGTTAAAGAATTTTGTAAATAATTTACCTAAATACATTTTATTTACAATCATAATGCCATTTTTAGTTTATTTTTCTCAATTAGGACTAAGAATTTTACTTTTATTTATTCAAAATCAATTCACTACAGGTTCAAATGGTGATTTAGTAATAGATTCTTGAAATTTATTACATACAAGTGGTGCTTGAAAACCTCACGAATGAGAAGCATTAGCAAGAAGTGGTGAATTTTGACCTGATTATAATCATTGATGATATACCCATAATGGTTGGGGAATTGAAACTATGATTCTTTCATTATTAACTACTTTCCCTATTGTGTTTTTAATTATTTCGTTAACAGCTTCAGTAGGTAAAACAATATTAAGTTTAGTTTATAACATAGTTTTATCTCCAATGTTAAATACAAGTATGTTATTAGAGTTTAATGAAAATCATAAAAAATGGTTAAATAGCATTAAAAATGCTGTGTTATCCTTGCTGATTAATACCTTAGCATTACAATTATTTATCATTATGAGTTATTTATCAATTCATTGATTAAATATTGATGAATTAGCAAAGATTATTGGACTTTCAAAGAATTTAGTTTCTATTGTATGAAGAATTATTACTATTAATCTTTTAGTTGGTTTAGCTTATAAACTACCTGGGATGATTATTATGGCTTTTGGTGGCGAAATAGCACATACTCCACAAAATTATGGAAATAAAATATTAGCAAAAACTAAAGCTGTAGGTAAATTTATAGCAAAACCTGCAACAGGTATAACTTCAAAAGTTCTAGGAAAAGCTCAAAACAAAATAGCAGAAAGTTCTACTTCAGCTCCTAGAATGCAAGAAAAACAATCTATTTCTAATTTAGAGAATTTAAATAATAATCAAACTAATGAACCACCAAAATTACCAAAAACCAAAACATTTAAAGGTGCTAAATTATCTACAGCAACAACTAATGCTTTAAAAAATGCTGGCTTTAAAAACTTAAATGAAGTAGCTAAATTAGATGATAAAGCTTTAGGTTCAATTAATGGAATAGGTCAAAAAAGAATGACAGAAATTAAAGATAAAATTGCAAAATATGGACTTACAGCTACTGAAATTCCATTAAAACCAGAAGCTTCATCAACTAAAGAAAATAAATCTAATACTAAAACTAATACTACAAATGAAGCAGCTTTAGAATTTAATAATAAATTCCAAAAAGCTTTATATAACTCAATTAGTTTTGTAGATAAGAAACTTCAAACCAAAAAGAACTTTAATAAATCACCTTTAGCTAAAGCTCAAAACAAAATAGCTAAACAAAATGATGAATTAATTAATGAACTAAAAAGTATTAAAAGCATTATTTCTAATGATTCTAAGAAATCAAAAGATAATGCTACAAAATCAGCATCAATTAAATTAAATGAAACTAAATTAAATCAATCAAATTTAGAAATAAAACAAACTTCTAAACCTTATAAGAAAACTAATAAAAACAATTTAAATAAAACAACTCCAAAAATGGAAAATGAATTAAATGTTAAACAACCTAAGGAGAAAAATGAGCAAAATAATTAAAAAATTAAAGAATGAGTATTTAAAAACTACTTTTGAAGTTGAAATACCTGGAGAATATATTAATTATATTGACTCTTTAACTATAAAAGAAAAAAGATATAACCACAATATTTATCTTAAAGATTTATATAATGAATTTATGTTTGATTGAAACAATTTAATAAAATCAAGAAATCAGAAATACAATGATATTTACCAAGCAATAATAGACTTCAAAGAATCAGGAAAAATCAAAAATGAATTCAAAATACCTAATTTTGATAATTTTGATTCCAAATATAAAGATGAAATTCAAGTAAATATAAACTTCATCTTAATTGAAGTTTTAGAAAACCATTTAGATTATTTGTATGAAAATTATTCAAATACATATAAAAAACTTGATGACTATGATTTGGATGAAATAAAAGAAGTTTTAACATTCTTGAACAAATTAAAAAATATTGAATCTCAATTTGATACTACTACTTATAGTAAAAGTAATAAGTTTTTTAAAACTTATTCTAAAAGAGTAGAACAACACATTGAAGTTTGAAACAATTTATATCAAAAACTAGCAAAGGACGATACTAATGAACTGTAATTGTTTAGAATTATTTAAAAATAAAAGAAGTGTTGAACCTTATTTTATTGAACGAGAACATTTAACTTGGTATGAGTTTTGAGATCATAATCACTTTCGATACCTTAGAGAATGATCAACTAATGAATTAATTGAAGCTTGACATTATACTTCTGCTTTTATTTGTGATATTGAAGTTTTAAACTATAAATATTTTTCAAATGAAGCTCAAGATAAATGTCTTATGGAAGCTAATTTAGAGTTTTTTAATTATATTAATGCTGACTTAGAATGCAATATAGAAGATTTAGAATGTTATGCTAATAGCTCTAAAGAATATCAAGATAACTTAATTAAAATTCAATCTAGTTTTGAGTTATTACAAAACGAATTAAAAGATGCATTAACTCATCAATGTATTAAAGACTTACCAAAAACTAAAGCATTATTTGAAAATCATTTAAAATGCTTAAAAGCATCATATCCAAAGGAATAAAATGATACAACCTAGCTCATTATGAAATAAGAAAATAAGCTTATTTAATGACAAAATTCTTCCTGCAAAAGATAAGGTATATGTTTTAGTTATTGCTCTTTTTTCATTTGCTATTAGCTTTAGTGTTTATGATATTCTTTCAGGTTATATTCAGGCAATTATTGGTGGAAGCATCTTCTTATTCTTATTATCATTATTGTTTAAACCAAGTAATAGTAGTGAAAGAATGTATGTTTTAATTTATAAAAAAATTCAATTCTTATTCACTACTAAAAAGTATAAAGACAATGATTTTTTAAAATTAAAAAATATTAATGATAAAGGTCAAATTGAGATCAAAGATCAAAAAATGTACATTTTATCATTAAATCCATTTGATGTATGAAGATTAAAAGAAGATGAAAAAAGCTTATATATTAATGCTTTTCATCAAACTTTAGCTGAATTACCAAGAAAATACACTTATAAATTTGTCAAAGTTAATTTAGCTAATAAACTTGAACAAAATAAAGCTGATGCAACTAAGATTAATCAAAATCTTCAAGCAAATGATGAAAGTATTTATAACATTAAATATGATTATATTAATCAAGTGTATCAAGATTTACAAAACATAGAAACTTCTACTGTTTTTAAAAATATTAGATATTTTTTAGTAGTATCTGGACAATCAAATGATATAGACACAGACATTAATCATATTAAAATGAGTTTTAATACTTCTTTACCATTTAATGCTACTATTGTAAATGATAAAGAATATATTATTTCAATCTTTAATTCATTATTAAATAATGATATTTATAGTATTGAAAATAATAAAGTTGCTTCTAAACCTACAGATATTCAAATTTATAATGAATATGTCAAAATCAATGATAAATTAATGACTTTTAACATTCTCAAAGAGTTTCCTATTGAGTTAAATGATGATTTTGCTTTAAATATCTTTAACACTACTAATTCAAATAGTATTTGAACATTAAATAAACTTCCTGAAGATAAAATTGTAAGAATGCTTGATCGTGCTAGAGAATTACAACAATTTAATAGAATTGATGTTAAATCTTGAGTTAAAAACAAGCAAGAATCTTTAGAAGATAGTGCTATTGACTTAATCGCTGATGAATATGCTTATGAAAAAACAGCATTCTTTCAAGTTAATTTCTTAGAAATAAGATATTTTGATGAACCTAAAGAGTTAAACAAAATCAAACAAGAAATTAATAAGCGTAATAAAAATCATCGTATTACAACTCACTTTTTAGAATATCAACAACTTCAAGCTTTAAAAATATTATTATTTGACCAAGCTTTATCAAAATACAATCATACTTTTTCAAGTATGAACCTTGCAAAAACTTGACCTATGATAATTAGCTACTTCAATGATAAAAACTCATTTATATTAGCTGAAAATGCATATAGTAATGATGTTTTATTCTTTGATAATACTAAAAAGACTTTTAAACGTCCTTCAAGTAGTATGTTTTTTATTGGAAAAACAGGTAGTGGTAAAACTACTTCTATTTCTAAGTTTTTAAATCATCACATTGTTAAAAATGATTTAATTTATATCATTGACCCTAATGATGACTATTCTTCAATCGTTAAACGTTATGGTGGAGAAGTAATTGATTATGCTGATTTAAGTAATTTTAATTTAAACATTTTAGAAATTAAAAATGAGCTTTATGTCCAAGAAAGTTTCAAAGTTGAAAATGGACAAAGAATCAAAGTTGAAAATGTGGTTAATACCCCTATAACTTCTTTAGTTCAATTTAAAATTGAATTCTTATCATCGTTATTTAAAGTAATGTATCCTAATATTAAGGATGATGAGATTTTAGTTTTAGAAAAAGTTATTAAAGAAACTTTCAAAAAACACGGCTTTTTTGAACCTGATGCTAAGTTAGAAAACTTAAAACAAATTACTCTTCAAGATGTTATAAATTTCTTAGATGAATTAAATGCTAATGACTTATCTTTAGAATATAACAAAGACTTATATACAGAAGAACAATTAGTTAAAGCATTAAAATTCTTAGATGAAAACTTTAATAAAATTACAGGTAAATATCGTAGCTTCAATACAGAACAAAACTTTAACTTCAATGGTAATTTAATTTCATATAACTTAAAAGAAATCCAAAATAAATCTCCTGAGCAAACAAAAATTATTATGTTTATTCTTTCAAATGAAATTAAAAAACAAGTTTCAATGAACTTTGAATACAACAAACATACTTATGGAATGGAAAATCAACAAGATTGAAGACATATTGTTATTGTAGTTGATGAGATTCATAAATTCTTAGGTGGAGCAAGTGGTATTTTCTTAGTTCAATTCTTCTTTGACTTAATTAAAACTTTAAGAAAGTTCTGGGGATTATTAATCTTTGGTACTCAAAGTTTCAAAGACTTTGAACTTAATGAGAGTTTAAAGAATATGACTAAGCAATTACTAGAACAATCTCAGTACTTCTTTATTTACAAAATTGAATCTGAAGATGTTGAAATTTTCCAAAACTTAATGGGTAGTGGTTTAAAACTCTTAGATCACGAAAAAAGGTATATTCTTCAAGCTCAAGCAGGAGAATGTATGTTTATTCCTTATCAAGGTAATAAACATTTAATAAGAATGTATTACAACCCTATTGAACAAAAACTATTCTTCAAAACAAAACTTAAAAAGGATGAATTATAATATTATGCAATTAATTAACAAAATATTTAAAGCTAAAAACTCTCCACCTATAATTAATACTACTTCAAATACTAATACCATTAGTCCTATAATTAATCAAAATACTGAACAAGTAAATACTAATTTATCAAACTTAAAAATTATTTATGATGCTTCTGATAAAGAATGGTTATTTTCTACAGTTAAATTTGAACTTAAATATAACTTATTAATTTGAATTTTAAACTTAATTTGCTTTATAACTAATTCTATATTTATTGGATTATTTTTCTCTAAGGTCTTAAATTATGACTTTTCTAGTTCAATTGCTATCTTTTTATCAATTTTAAATATTGTCTTATTAGCTACCTTTTTAAAGTCTTTATTAACTTATATAAGGTTTAAAAAGCTATATAAGATATTATCTAAATATAAAGAAGATAATTCAATATTAGAATCTAAAACAAGCTATTTTTTTAGAGACTATTTAAAATTAAATAAAACTATTTTACATTTAATTTGAATTAATGTCTTTATTATTACTTTTTATGGTCTATTTAGCTTAATTGTCTTTGGTTTAAGAAATCAAGTATGAGTTTT
Coding sequences:
- a CDS encoding Mbov_0396 family ICE element transmembrane protein; the protein is MVQSLVNGLIYGVNSIGFFLFLKLPFLILSIVFAFFNFIVYNLFNFFFFGTINPSFSNFSVNPIFLALLIPSVFIIIFIGIQAYRKNLKDPTSKALKNFVNNLPKYILFTIIMPFLVYFSQLGLRILLLFIQNQFTTGSNGDLVIDSWNLLHTSGAWKPHEWEALARSGEFWPDYNHWWYTHNGWGIETMILSLLTTFPIVFLIISLTASVGKTILSLVYNIVLSPMLNTSMLLEFNENHKKWLNSIKNAVLSLLINTLALQLFIIMSYLSIHWLNIDELAKIIGLSKNLVSIVWRIITINLLVGLAYKLPGMIIMAFGGEIAHTPQNYGNKILAKTKAVGKFIAKPATGITSKVLGKAQNKIAESSTSAPRMQEKQSISNLENLNNNQTNEPPKLPKTKTFKGAKLSTATTNALKNAGFKNLNEVAKLDDKALGSINGIGQKRMTEIKDKIAKYGLTATEIPLKPEASSTKENKSNTKTNTTNEAALEFNNKFQKALYNSISFVDKKLQTKKNFNKSPLAKAQNKIAKQNDELINELKSIKSIISNDSKKSKDNATKSASIKLNETKLNQSNLEIKQTSKPYKKTNKNNLNKTTPKMENELNVKQPKEKNEQNN
- a CDS encoding helicase HerA domain-containing protein; translated protein: MIQPSSLWNKKISLFNDKILPAKDKVYVLVIALFSFAISFSVYDILSGYIQAIIGGSIFLFLLSLLFKPSNSSERMYVLIYKKIQFLFTTKKYKDNDFLKLKNINDKGQIEIKDQKMYILSLNPFDVWRLKEDEKSLYINAFHQTLAELPRKYTYKFVKVNLANKLEQNKADATKINQNLQANDESIYNIKYDYINQVYQDLQNIETSTVFKNIRYFLVVSGQSNDIDTDINHIKMSFNTSLPFNATIVNDKEYIISIFNSLLNNDIYSIENNKVASKPTDIQIYNEYVKINDKLMTFNILKEFPIELNDDFALNIFNTTNSNSIWTLNKLPEDKIVRMLDRARELQQFNRIDVKSWVKNKQESLEDSAIDLIADEYAYEKTAFFQVNFLEIRYFDEPKELNKIKQEINKRNKNHRITTHFLEYQQLQALKILLFDQALSKYNHTFSSMNLAKTWPMIISYFNDKNSFILAENAYSNDVLFFDNTKKTFKRPSSSMFFIGKTGSGKTTSISKFLNHHIVKNDLIYIIDPNDDYSSIVKRYGGEVIDYADLSNFNLNILEIKNELYVQESFKVENGQRIKVENVVNTPITSLVQFKIEFLSSLFKVMYPNIKDDEILVLEKVIKETFKKHGFFEPDAKLENLKQITLQDVINFLDELNANDLSLEYNKDLYTEEQLVKALKFLDENFNKITGKYRSFNTEQNFNFNGNLISYNLKEIQNKSPEQTKIIMFILSNEIKKQVSMNFEYNKHTYGMENQQDWRHIVIVVDEIHKFLGGASGIFLVQFFFDLIKTLRKFWGLLIFGTQSFKDFELNESLKNMTKQLLEQSQYFFIYKIESEDVEIFQNLMGSGLKLLDHEKRYILQAQAGECMFIPYQGNKHLIRMYYNPIEQKLFFKTKLKKDEL
- a CDS encoding MSC_0882 family membrane protein, whose translation is MQLINKIFKAKNSPPIINTTSNTNTISPIINQNTEQVNTNLSNLKIIYDASDKEWLFSTVKFELKYNLLIWILNLICFITNSIFIGLFFSKVLNYDFSSSIAIFLSILNIVLLATFLKSLLTYIRFKKLYKILSKYKEDNSILESKTSYFFRDYLKLNKTILHLIWINVFIITFYGLFSLIVFGLRNQVWVLGSLDRDFYWKIDWASKLANAFGDVNTFSIINLTSLSVLLVFTIIYIIFANYRLNNIFVVFKNDAINIQSIWLESKKTINRYYFIAYILSLVFIVFLPIIMILYFVLRKFLWRKK